AAGGAGCGGACGGTCGATTGCGTGAAGTATGTGCAAGAAACGTGCACCAAGAAGTGCCCGTACACGGTGTGCAAAATGGTTGCGGAGACTCACACCAAGACCTGCAACTACACGGTCTGCCACATGGTGTCGGAGAACCGGGTGAAGACCTGCTCGTATCAGGTTTGCCACATGGTGCCGGAAGATCACGTCAAAACCTACACCGTCTGCAAGATGGTGCCGGAAACCTGCGTGAAGACCTGCAACTACACGGTCTGCCACATGGTGCCGGAAGATCACGTCAAGACCTACACCGTCTGCAAGATGGTGCCGGAAACTCGCGTGAAGACCTGTTCGTATCAGTGCTGCCACATGGTGGCCGAGGACCATGTGAAGACCTGCTGCTACACGGTCTGCCACATGGTGCCGGAAGAACGCGTGAAGAGCTACACGGTGTGCCACATGGTGCCGGAAAACCGGGTGAAAACCTGCAGCTATCAGGTTTGCCACATGGTGCCGGAAACCCACGTGAAGACCTGCGAATATAAGGTCTGCCACATGGTGTCGGAATGCCATAGCGTCGAGGTGCCCTACAAGTGCTGCCACATGGTGCAGGAGACCTGCGAGAAGCAAGTTCCCTACACGGTGTGCAAGCCGGTGCACTACACCAAGACGATCGTGTGCGAGCACTGCGTTCCGAAGCAGGTTGCCTACACGGTGACGCGCTGCGTGCCGAAGGTGGTTTGCAAAGAGGTGCCGGTGCAGGTTTGCTGCCCGGTCCCCTGTGCTTGCGAACCGTCGTGCGGCTGCGCGAATTAGCGAGCGGCTTCGGCCGCAGCTCCGACCTCTGCCCGGAGTAGAGGGAGGGAGTGGTTTGGTCGGTCTACGCGGCGGTCCGGTTCGCAAGAGCCGGACCGCTGCTTTTTTGGAGGAAGGCTATAGGCTTGAGGCTACAGGCTTGAGCAGGTCGCACGGCATGTTGCCGACCCGTATGCCACTGGCAAGCGAACTCTGCCAGTGTGGCCGCCGAGCGCGGCCGCAGGTGCCACAGATCTCCCCCATTCAGCCCGAGCAAGACATCCAGCGTCGATCGTCGGGCCGGCACTGGCAGACTGCGCTTGCCAGTGACACACGCGAATGCAGTTGCCGGCGCCACACCGCCGAATTTATCGCAAGCCGAGCGCTTCATAGATCCGCGGATCAGCGAGGCTCTCGGCAACGAGCGTCGCGCGGCTGAAATCGTGGGTCCGGCTGTGCTCGCCCGGCACCGCGACGGCATACGTGCCCGCCGCGATCGCCGCCTGGCAGCCGTTGTAGCTGTCCTCCAACACCATGATTTGCCGAGGCTCGAATCCGAGCCGGGCCGCCGCTGCTTGATAAATCTCGGGATGCGGCTTCCCTTCCGTGACATCCTCGGCCGTCAGAATAAACGCGAACCGCGGCACCAAATCAAAATAGCCCAACACGCGCTCGGTAAAAGCCCGAACGCTGCTCGTGGCGATCGCTTTGCGGATTCGCGCCTTCTCGAGCGCATCGAGCAACTCGGCCAGCCCCGGCATCCGCTCGAGTTGCGTGTCCAAAATGCCCGAAAAAATTTGGGCACTTTCGCTCGTGAGCGTTTCGACCGTATCGGGCAATTCGTGCCAATCGATCATCATTTGCAGCGCGACGTGCGTCCGCCGCCCCATGATCTGGTCGAGCAAATCCGGCCCGAAGACCTTTCCCCGCCGCCGCAGCAATTCACCGCCGACCTGCTGATAAAGCTGTTCGGTGTTGAACATCAGCCCATCAAGATCGAACACGACAGCTTTGAGCGGAGAAGCTTCAGACATGGCGCCGGCGGGATAGATGGCAGGAAAAAGCGTGGAACCAGCAGTGTAGCGCATACGGGACGATTGAAAAAGGGCCGAACGCGGCTCTTCCTTGCTAGCGCCGCGGGCTCGGTCAATCGCGTTGGGAGCCCGCAGCGCTAGCAAGGAAGTTTGACTTGTCGCCACATTCTTCGATGTGGGGCTCTCGCCCGCCGCGGAATTTCGACCCACCTTTCCATTTACCATACCGCCGCAGCATTTCGACCATCGCTCGCCCGCCGCGGCGCTCCGTGCCGACGGCCAAACGGCCGATTTTGTACGAGCCGGTGATCCATTTCAAGGTGGCTTCGGCTAGCGGGCCGACGAAATCGAACAGCCGCTGCTCCGGATCGGCGAAAAACCGCTCCAGCAATTCGTGCCTCAACAGTTGTCCGGGCGTGAGCTGGCGGAACGCTTCGTCGTAGCCGACCTTCGGCGAGCAGTAAACTCCTTTCGCATTCCAGCCGAATTCGAACGCGATCGGGCGGCCATCGAGTTCCAGAAACGTCAATTGCAATTGCCCCCACTCGGCCAGTTGCCGGGCCAGCCGGCAATAATAGCCCAACATTTCCCGCGAATTGAGCACCGCCGTTCCGCCTGTCCCCTTCCATCCGCGGCATTCCACTTCGAAGCCGCGCCGCAACAACGGTTCCACCTGCTCCCGCCGCATGTCGCGCAAAACTGTCAGCGACAGCGAACCTTCCCTGCGGGCCCGATTCTCCATCCGCCGCATCTGGTGCCGATGGTTGCCGCTCCACGAGGCTCGATAGGCCGGCCAATCGTGATCGATCTCGATCGTGCCGACGCGGAATTGTTCGCGTCGATCGATCGCTAAACCGACCGATTCCAGTGCTGCAACGAATTGCATCCATCGCGGCGACTCGATCGCCACGCCGTCGAGCCAAAGCAGCCGCCACGGCAATCGGCCGACCGCAAGGGCCAATAGCTCCATTGCCGCGTCCGAATCGGCCGACGGATCCACGAGCAAATCGCCGGCCCACGACCAATCGTTGGTCGGCAGGCGTCCGACGCGAATCAATCGCTTGATCGTGCCGCCCAACAACGGCATTGCGGCCACAAGTTGACCGTCTTGCTCGACCGCCAGCGCCCGCAAACCCGCTCGCGGCGCCGCCGCTTCGATCCACTGCGCGACCAGTTCGGCCCGACCAATCGGCAATGCCACTTCGCTTCGCTGCCAAAGATCATCCCACGCCGCCGCCGCGTCCCGCAGCGCCGAAACCGATTCGAATTGGACCAATCGCGGTGCGGCCA
The nucleotide sequence above comes from Pirellulales bacterium. Encoded proteins:
- a CDS encoding HAD-IA family hydrolase, which codes for MRYTAGSTLFPAIYPAGAMSEASPLKAVVFDLDGLMFNTEQLYQQVGGELLRRRGKVFGPDLLDQIMGRRTHVALQMMIDWHELPDTVETLTSESAQIFSGILDTQLERMPGLAELLDALEKARIRKAIATSSVRAFTERVLGYFDLVPRFAFILTAEDVTEGKPHPEIYQAAAARLGFEPRQIMVLEDSYNGCQAAIAAGTYAVAVPGEHSRTHDFSRATLVAESLADPRIYEALGLR
- a CDS encoding GNAT family N-acetyltransferase translates to MAAPRLVQFESVSALRDAAAAWDDLWQRSEVALPIGRAELVAQWIEAAAPRAGLRALAVEQDGQLVAAMPLLGGTIKRLIRVGRLPTNDWSWAGDLLVDPSADSDAAMELLALAVGRLPWRLLWLDGVAIESPRWMQFVAALESVGLAIDRREQFRVGTIEIDHDWPAYRASWSGNHRHQMRRMENRARREGSLSLTVLRDMRREQVEPLLRRGFEVECRGWKGTGGTAVLNSREMLGYYCRLARQLAEWGQLQLTFLELDGRPIAFEFGWNAKGVYCSPKVGYDEAFRQLTPGQLLRHELLERFFADPEQRLFDFVGPLAEATLKWITGSYKIGRLAVGTERRGGRAMVEMLRRYGKWKGGSKFRGGREPHIEECGDKSNFLASAAGSQRD